The Synechococcus sp. RS9916 DNA segment CATAAAAAAGGCACAGGCTCAACACGGAACGGACGCGACTCCAATTCCAAGCGCCTTGGCGTGAAGGCTTACGGCGGCGAAACCGTGACCGCAGGTTCGATCCTGATCCGTCAACGCGGCACCGCCGTTTTGCCCGGTCTGAATGTTGGCCAGGGCAAAGACGACACCCTGTTCGCTCTGACCGACGGCGTTGTCACGTTCGAGACCATCAAGCGCGGCCTTCGCACCCGCAAGCGCATCAGCGTGGCCACCGCCGGCTGATTGAGGCCCGGAGCGATCACGTCGATCCTGAGGCGGAGCTCTAACGCACTTCGCCACCTGCAACCTCAGCACCTCGCGGTGCTGAGGTTTTTTGTTGTCAGAGCGGCCGGTAAGCCCTGGTGGTGATCAGGAAGGGGTGAAACACCTCGAGGAAACGGGTCTGCAGGGTGCGGAAGAAAGCATCCACCAGCGCCGGGTCATCGAAATGGAAGGGATATTCACCGTTGTGTCCCTTGAAGAAATACCAGTTCAGAAGAGCGGTGGCGCCGGGCGCCATCGCGGCATGAAAGCACTCCAACTGATCCGAGGGATGGGGGAGATGCTCCAACACGTCGAGGCACACCACTGTGTCGAAACGCTGCCCCTCACAGCTCTCAAGATCTCGATGCACCGACAGGCGGTCCGCCAGGCCAAGGGCTTTGGCGCGGTCGGCAACAAACGCCCGGTTGTGGGGATTGAGGTCGACAAACCAGACGTGGTCGACAGACGGCAATGCGGCAGCCGCCAACGCATGGGTGCCAATGCCACCACCGAAATCGAGCACCTGGCCACGGGCAAATTGCTGCTGAAGGCGAAGGGTGTCAGCGATGTAATCCGCGCTACTCAGATGCCAAGCCGCCAGCTCCAACAGGTGACCGGTCCCCACCGTGTCTTCATAGAAGCCGGTGGCATCGTCCGCTTGGAAGGCGCCCGGATGGAGAGCCGCCAGGTCGTCCGTACTGCGGGCGAGACGAGTTTCCACCTCATCGAGGGGGAGGGACAGATAGGCGCTGAGGTGGTCCTTGACGGCCAGGCCGTCGTGAAGGAAGGCCGCCACATCCACGCTGCTGGATAGAAGCTGTTGCATGGTCTGGTCTCACGCCGCGGCCAACCTACCGGTCAGCTCGAGCTGGCACAGTCATGCCAGATGGGCGCACGCGCTGGTGGACTCTCCTTGCGGCTTCGTAGTGATCGATAAGCCGGCAGGGCTCACCTCCCACAACTGTGTGAGCAGGTTGCGGCGTTGCTTCGGGCTGAAACGCGTGGGCCACGGTGGCACCCTCGATCCGGCTGTGACCGGCGTGCTGCCCATCGCCCTCGGCCCCGCCACCCGGCTGCTCCCCTACCTCCCCGGCGAGAAGACCTATCAGGGCAGCATCCAGCTGGGCCTAACCACCAACACCGACGACCTTGAGGGCGAACAGCTGAGCAGCCAACCCTGGCCGCAACTCAGCGCAGCAGACCTGGAGGACGCTCTGGACTCCTTTCGCGGAGCCATCCAGCAACGGCCTCCCCAGGTCTCAGCCGTGCATGTGGATGGCGTGCGGGCCCATGCGCGCGCGCGACGCGGCGAACAGATGGAGTTGCCTGCCCGCCCCGTCACCCTTCACCGGCTGGAACTTCTCGGCTGGGATGCAGATCAGGGACGCCTTGCCCTGGAAGTGCATTGTTCCTCAGGCACCTACATCCGCTCGTTGGCCCGTGATCTGGGAGAACGGCTGGGCTGCGGAGGCTGCTTGGCCAACCTGCGCCGGGTGCAGGCCCTTGGCTTCCAGATCGATCAGGCCAGTGACCTGCCCGACTGGCCCGAGGATGGGCCGTTGGAGCCAGCCGCACGGCCACCGATCCTGGCGCCCCAAAACGCTCTGAACCATCTGGTTCAACACCCGGCCACGGGCCCACAGATCGAGGACTGGCGCTGCGGGCGAAGACTGACCCTGCCCGACGGGCTCGGCACGCTCGGGGAACCGGTGGTGGTGCTGGGAGACAACGACGTGATGCTCGGCCTGGGACTTCTGGAAGTCGATCAGCAACTGCGCCCCAAGGTGGTGTTCGACGCTCGCGGCTGATCAAGCTGACCAGGCAGGCATCCTGCCGGTACCCTGCCTTCCAGTTCTCAGGGCAGACGCACATCGATGGCCGGCCACAGCAAATGGGCCCAAATCAAACGCACCAAAGCCGTGGTGGACGCCAAACGTGGCGCCGTGTTCACCCGCATCGGCCGGGAGATCACCGTGGCCGCACGGGCCGGGGGGGATCCAGCCGGCAACTTCCAATTGCGCACGGCCATCGCCAAAGCCAAGGCCGCCGGCGTCCCCGCCGCCAACATCGAGCGCGCGATTGCCAAGGGCTCCGGCCAGGCCGGTGATGGGGCCAACGCCTTGGAAACGATCCGCTACGAGGGCTATGCCGCAGGCGGTGTTGCCGTGCTCGTGCACGCCCTCACTGACAACCGCAACCGCACTGCCGCTGACGTTCGTCTCGCCTTCAGCAAGAACGGCGGCAATCTTGGAGAGAGCGGCTGCGTCAGCTACCTGTTCAGCCACCGCAGTGAAGTGCGCATCGCGGCGCCAGTGGCCGAGAGCGAAGGCAGTTCCCAAGGCCCGATCGACGAGGAGGCCCTACTGGAAGACCTGCTGAACCTGGACGCAGACGGGTATGAGCTCAGCGACGACGGCACAGCCCTGGTGCACGGCTCTTTCGAGGCGCTGGAAGCCCTTCAGAACGGGCTGCGCAAACAGGGGTGGAGCGTGCAGGAGTGGGAGCACTGCTGGCATCCCCTCACCCAGGTCACGCTTCAGGATTCGGACACAGCACGGCAGTGCCTCAAGCTGCTGGAGGTGCTGGAGGACCTCGACGACGTGAGCAGCATCAGCGCCAATCTCGAACTGGCGCCGGATCTGGAGATCGACTGACCTGCCGGCAGGCCTGTGCGCGAGATCACAGCCCTGCGGATTGAGATCACAGCCCTGTACAGGCACCTCGGAGAGGGTGACTGCAGATCCCACTCCGGTCATGAATCGCCTCCAAAACCTCGCCGCCCTCCAGCAGCTCACCGCCACCCTTGAAAGCGGGGCTCCGGATCTGGCCAGCGAAATCCGCCTGCGCCAGGCCGCCTACCTGCACACGATCATTGCGGCGGTCCTCAACGAGCAAGTGGCAGGCCTACCGGAAACGGCCCCGATCATTCGCTGACATCAAAAAGCCCCGCCAAGGCGGGGCTTTGCTCTGGGGACTAGCGGCCCTCAGCGCTGATAGGCCACTCCGCGATAGGTGAGGGTTTCAGCAGCTGCAGAAGCCTCGGCCCGACGGGTGTCGTCAGACGTGCGGCGGTAGGTGAGTTGCACCACAGGTTTTGCATCAGCGCTGGTCTGACGCGTGTAAACGTTGCCCATGTAACTGAGCTGCATGAAGGTTCTCCGAGTTAGCTCAAGCCCCCGTTCCATGGCCTGAAACGAACTGCGCTCCGGACTCACGATCTGTGGGCCGCGGAGTGAACGTCGGCAAGACAATTTGGCCTTGCAAATTTGTTTTAGAGGATCTGTCGAGAGGGGGGTCGTTCAGCCTGCTACAGACCCACCGATCATGGGCATTCCGGCACACCCCAGCCCCCGCCGCCTGGGGTGGCGAGCGTCAGACAATCCCCGGCCAAGACCTCGAGCTGCACGCATCCAGGCAACTCCTGCACCGTTCCATCGGCACGGGTGATCTGGTTGCGACCGCAGGCGCCATCACACCCACCGGCAAGGCCGAAGGGAGCGATCTGGCGACTCCCCGCCAACACCCCCACCGTCATCGGTTCGAGGAAGCGAAACGTCCGCTCCAGCCCATCACCTCCGCTCCAGCGCCCTGCACCACCACTGCCGCGACGATGACCGAAGCGCTCCAAACGCACGGGGAAGCGTTGCTCAAGAATTTCAGGGTCCGTCAGCCGGGAGTTGGTCATGTGGCACTGCAAGCCTGAGACACCGGCAAAGCGCTGTCCCGCGCCGGTGCCTCCAGCAATCGTTTCGTAGTACTGGTAGCGCTCGTTGCCGAAGCTGAGGTTGTTCATGGTGCCCTGAGCCGCAGCCATCACCCCCAGGGCCGCGAACAGCAAATTGCAAAGCGCTTGCGAGGTCTCGACATTGCCCGCCACCACCGCAGCGGGTGCCATGGGATTGAGCAAGGATCCAGCCGGAACCGTCAACGTGAGCGGACGGAAACAGCCGGCGTTCAACGGAATCGGCTCCTCCACCAGACAGCGCATCACGTAGAGCACGGCGGCTTTGGTCACCGCCAGAGGAGCATGAAAATTGTGGGTGCCCTGGGCAGAGCTGCCGCTGAAATCGAGGTGCGCTCGTCGGTTGCCCCGATCCACCTTCAGATCCAGCTGGAGCCTGGCGCCGTTATCGAGCACCACCTCAAAGCTGCGATCCTCCAGCCCGGGAAGCAGGGCTTCAACAGCCGCAGCGGCATGATCCTGCACATGGTGCATGTAGCGGCTGACCCTCTCCTGACCGTCCCGGGCCACTAACGCCTCCAGCAGGTCCACCCCGAGACGGTTGGCCGCCACCTGTGCCTGAAGATCCGCCAGCAAGAGCTCCGGCGCCCGCGGAGGAATGGGCTCCTGCGCCAGCCGCCGGGCCCAGGACTGACGATCAAGCCGACCAGCACGCACCAGGGGCCAATGGCGCAAGCGCAAGCCTTCCTGCTGGATGTGTTCACTGAAGGGCGGCATGGATCCGGGGGTCAGCCCGCCCACATCGGCATGGTGCCCGCGGCTTGCGACAAAGAAGCTGGGCGCACCAGCGCCCACAAACACCGGCGTGATCGCCGTGATGTCCGGTAGATGGGTCCCTCCATGGAAGGGGTCATTGCTGATCACCACATCACCGTGCTGGAGCGGAGGCACCGAACCCTCCTCCACCTGGGCGAGCAGATCCACCACGGCATCCCCCATGGAGCCCAGATGCACGGGAATGTGGGGCGCATTGGCAACAAGGGCCCCCTCGGCATCAAACAGGGCGCAGGAGAAATCGAGCCGTTCGCGGATATTCACCGATCGGCTGGTCTGGCGCAGCCGTTCCCCCATCCGTTCGGCGATCACCATGAAGCGGTGATGGAAGAGGCTCAGTTCCACCGGGTCAACGGTTGTTTGGAGGTCTGAAATCGGCTCCTCCTGAACCCGAGAAATGGATGCATCTCCCCCCACCTGCACCTCCAGCACCAACTCGCCCCCCGGCAGGCAGCGCGCCTGCCAACCGGGATCCAGCACGATGCAACCCGTTGGCTCCTGGATGAGGGCCGGACCCTCCAGCTGTTGCCCCTCTCGGATCTGGTGGCGATGCCACAGGGGCACCGAACACCAGCTGCGGCCTGGGCAATGCATGGTCACGGGCTTTGGCTGTTGGGTTGAGGAAGGCTGTTGGGTTGGTGAAGGCTGTTGGCTTAGAGAGGGCTCGCCGGAAAGCCGAATGTCCTCGCCCTGGGCAAGCGTTGCCAACAACGCCGGTGCCAGCACCTCCACCTCAAAACGCTCCACCACAAGAGGTACCTGCCGCTGCGGCACGAAACCGAAGCGTTGCTGGTGCTGAGCGGCAAAGGCATCCTCCAGCACCTTCAAAGGCGGCAACTGCAATGCCGCCCCCTCCACCAGGGCAGGGAGCGCCACCAACAGCCCTTGCTCAGAATCAGGATCCCGCAACTCGAGTGCGATCTGTCGCTCCAGGCCGCCATTGCAGCGATCCCCATCGGCCAACAGCTGTTGTTGGGCATCGGCCAGCGCCGCCTCCACCTGCTGCGTCAACGCCGGCACCACAGACGACTCCAGTGGGCGGCGCACGGCACCCTGCCGCCACTGGCGCTGACGCGCCTGGCCCATGCCATAAGCCGAGAGCACTCCAGCCAGGGGATGGAGGAGCACCTGATCCAAGCCCAACGATCGGGCCAGACGGCACGCCAGCTGCCCTGCAGCACCGCCGTAGGCGACCAAAACACCACCACGGATGTCGTGGCCCCGCGCGAGCGACACCTGCTCGATTGCCGCTGCCATGATCTCCACCGCCAGATCCAGGGCACCCTCCGCCAGCTGCTCGGGCGTGCGCTTCAAGGCCCGGGCGAGGGCCGCAAATTGATCACGCACCACCTGTGAGTCCGGCGGCTGATTGGCCTTGGGACCGAACACCGCAGGGAACCCCTCCACCTGCAGACGCCCCAGCAGCAGGTTCGCGTCCGTGATCGTGAGCGGCCCCCCGCGGCGATAACAGGCCGGCCCCGGATCGGCGCCGGCAGAGCGCGGCCCCACGATCAATCGATCGCCATCGCGGGTGATGATCGATCCCCCGCCAGCAGCCACGGTGTGAATCGGCAGCCGCGGTGCCAGCAACTGCAATCCAGCCACCTCTGTTTCAGGGCTGCGCTCCCACGCCTGGTCGGATGCGCCAGCGGGCAGACAGAACACATCCGTGCTGGTGCCGCCCATGTCGAATCCGACCAGAGGCTCTTGCTGGAAACCGGCCCTGCGCGCCACCGCCACCGCACCCACCATCCCGCCAGCCGGACCCGACAGGATCGTGTCCTTCGCCAGGAGGCTGCCCATAGGCTGCAGGGCTCCGCTGGAGGTCATCACCCGCATCCGCGTGGCCGCCCCCAGGGCCTGCTGCACCTGATGGAGATAGCCGAACAGGGGGCGCGCCACCGCTGCTTCCACCAGGGTGGTCTGCCCTCTCGGCACCAGTCGCGGCAGCGGGGCCACCTGATGGGAACAGACCACGGTGGTGAAGCCAATGGCGCGGGCAAGAGCCTCCAGCCGGCGCTCATGGTCGGGATGGCGCCAGGCATGCATCAGGGCAATGGCACAGCTGCGCACCCCCTGGCGGTGGTGGGCTCGCAGGCGCTCTTCGAGGGCGCCATCCAGCACCAGGGGCGTCACCGCGTTGCCCTCAGGGTCAAGCCGGCCTTGCACCTCCTCCACCCCGATCGCCAGAAAGGGCGGAGCTTGCAGCTGAAGAGCAAACAGGTCGGGGCGATGCTGGTCGCCGATCCGGAGCACGTCCGCCAGGCCCTGGTTGGTGACCAGCACAACGTCGTCGCCCGCTCCCTCCAGCAGGGCATTGGTGGCCACGGTGGTGCCGAGCCGCAGCTCCTCGATGGTGGCGTCCCCCGAGGCTTCAACCTCAAGAAGGGCCTTCAGGGCGCAAACAGCGGGATCCCCTGGGGTGTGGGGCTGCTCGGACAACACCTTGCGCACCAACAGCCGACCATCGGGGGCCAAGGCGACCAGGTCGGTAAAGGTACCGCCGCGATCCACCCAGAAGCGCCAGTCCGTCAACGCGCTGCCACCGCAACTCCAAGGGCCGCATCATCCGCCCACAGCCTCACCCTTGGATGGCGCAACAACCAACTGGCAGGCAGAGAGGGATCGCAACCGGTGGCGAACACCCGGGCCAGGATCTCGCGCTTGGCGTCACCTGTGACGATCAGATGCACTTCCTCCGCCGCCAGGATCTCGGCTAACCCCAGGGTGATCGCCCGGTTCGGCACCTGCTGGGGATCACCACCAAAAGCGGCAGCGTTCTGCTCCTGGGTGGCACGGCACAGGGAAACGCAGCGGCAGATCACATCCGCACCGCAGGGAGGCTCGTTGAAGCCCACATGGCCATTGGCCCCGAGCCCAAGCAGCTGCAAACCAACCCCTCCAGCCGCCTGCAGGGCGTGGCCATAGGCCATGGCCTCCTGTTCTGGATCGGCGGCCGCACCATTCGGAACCCGCAGCTGATCAGGCGACAACCCCAAAGGGCCAGCGAGCTGATGCTGCATGTAAGCAGCGAAGCTGTCCGGATCGGCAGCGGAACGGCCGACGTATTCATCGAGATTGAAGCTGAGCCAGCCCTGACGCAACCGGGCGCGTTCAGTAGAGCTCCAGTGATGCAAACGCTCCCGAAGGGCCGCATAAAACGGCTCCATCGTGCGCCCGGTGGCCAATCCCAGAGGTCGCGGATTGGTCTGCGTCAAACGCTGACGCAACGCTTGCTCCCAGTGATCGACCACGGCCTCCATCAGCCCGATGGGCTCGGGCCGCCGCTCCAGAACGATCGTGTCGGGCAGATGCAGTGCAGCCACGGTTGGGCTTCATCAACTGTTCCAGGCTGGCCTGAGCGCGGGGTGGAATGCCATGGATGGGTCATCCGCCGGCTGAAACGGGCGAATGGTAATGCCCCGGTAGTAGTGCCTGAGAATCTGACGAAAGTCAGCGCCTTGCTCCGCCAGGCCTCGGGCTCCCCACTGACTCATCCCCACGCCATGGCCAAACCCCTGGCCGCGCACTTCCAGCACACGCCCGCTTTGCGGAGCACTCAATCCAGGCGCCGGCACAAGCGGAGGCGGCGGAGGCGGCGGGATCAAGGCCTGGGCACGGCCATGGCTTTGAGGCGAGGTGCTCGAACCACTGGCCGAATCACGCCAGAGCCCGATCAACAGGGGCCGATCACCCTCAGGTAAGCCACCCTGCTGCGCCGGACGACTGTGCTGACCCGCGACGTCCTGGGCCAGCCAGTTGAAACGGACCATCGTGCTTTTGAGGCCAAGCCGCTGGCGCAACTCACGACCGCTCAGCACCACAGAGCCTCCGGGTCCGCGCACCCGTACTGAGCGCAGGCGGCCGGTGGAGCTGGTG contains these protein-coding regions:
- the rpmA gene encoding 50S ribosomal protein L27, which translates into the protein MAHKKGTGSTRNGRDSNSKRLGVKAYGGETVTAGSILIRQRGTAVLPGLNVGQGKDDTLFALTDGVVTFETIKRGLRTRKRISVATAG
- a CDS encoding bifunctional 2-polyprenyl-6-hydroxyphenol methylase/3-demethylubiquinol 3-O-methyltransferase UbiG; the protein is MQQLLSSSVDVAAFLHDGLAVKDHLSAYLSLPLDEVETRLARSTDDLAALHPGAFQADDATGFYEDTVGTGHLLELAAWHLSSADYIADTLRLQQQFARGQVLDFGGGIGTHALAAAALPSVDHVWFVDLNPHNRAFVADRAKALGLADRLSVHRDLESCEGQRFDTVVCLDVLEHLPHPSDQLECFHAAMAPGATALLNWYFFKGHNGEYPFHFDDPALVDAFFRTLQTRFLEVFHPFLITTRAYRPL
- the truB gene encoding tRNA pseudouridine(55) synthase TruB; its protein translation is MDSPCGFVVIDKPAGLTSHNCVSRLRRCFGLKRVGHGGTLDPAVTGVLPIALGPATRLLPYLPGEKTYQGSIQLGLTTNTDDLEGEQLSSQPWPQLSAADLEDALDSFRGAIQQRPPQVSAVHVDGVRAHARARRGEQMELPARPVTLHRLELLGWDADQGRLALEVHCSSGTYIRSLARDLGERLGCGGCLANLRRVQALGFQIDQASDLPDWPEDGPLEPAARPPILAPQNALNHLVQHPATGPQIEDWRCGRRLTLPDGLGTLGEPVVVLGDNDVMLGLGLLEVDQQLRPKVVFDARG
- a CDS encoding YebC/PmpR family DNA-binding transcriptional regulator codes for the protein MAGHSKWAQIKRTKAVVDAKRGAVFTRIGREITVAARAGGDPAGNFQLRTAIAKAKAAGVPAANIERAIAKGSGQAGDGANALETIRYEGYAAGGVAVLVHALTDNRNRTAADVRLAFSKNGGNLGESGCVSYLFSHRSEVRIAAPVAESEGSSQGPIDEEALLEDLLNLDADGYELSDDGTALVHGSFEALEALQNGLRKQGWSVQEWEHCWHPLTQVTLQDSDTARQCLKLLEVLEDLDDVSSISANLELAPDLEID
- a CDS encoding DUF4278 domain-containing protein, with the protein product MSPERSSFQAMERGLELTRRTFMQLSYMGNVYTRQTSADAKPVVQLTYRRTSDDTRRAEASAAAETLTYRGVAYQR
- a CDS encoding hydantoinase B/oxoprolinase family protein; translation: MTDWRFWVDRGGTFTDLVALAPDGRLLVRKVLSEQPHTPGDPAVCALKALLEVEASGDATIEELRLGTTVATNALLEGAGDDVVLVTNQGLADVLRIGDQHRPDLFALQLQAPPFLAIGVEEVQGRLDPEGNAVTPLVLDGALEERLRAHHRQGVRSCAIALMHAWRHPDHERRLEALARAIGFTTVVCSHQVAPLPRLVPRGQTTLVEAAVARPLFGYLHQVQQALGAATRMRVMTSSGALQPMGSLLAKDTILSGPAGGMVGAVAVARRAGFQQEPLVGFDMGGTSTDVFCLPAGASDQAWERSPETEVAGLQLLAPRLPIHTVAAGGGSIITRDGDRLIVGPRSAGADPGPACYRRGGPLTITDANLLLGRLQVEGFPAVFGPKANQPPDSQVVRDQFAALARALKRTPEQLAEGALDLAVEIMAAAIEQVSLARGHDIRGGVLVAYGGAAGQLACRLARSLGLDQVLLHPLAGVLSAYGMGQARQRQWRQGAVRRPLESSVVPALTQQVEAALADAQQQLLADGDRCNGGLERQIALELRDPDSEQGLLVALPALVEGAALQLPPLKVLEDAFAAQHQQRFGFVPQRQVPLVVERFEVEVLAPALLATLAQGEDIRLSGEPSLSQQPSPTQQPSSTQQPKPVTMHCPGRSWCSVPLWHRHQIREGQQLEGPALIQEPTGCIVLDPGWQARCLPGGELVLEVQVGGDASISRVQEEPISDLQTTVDPVELSLFHHRFMVIAERMGERLRQTSRSVNIRERLDFSCALFDAEGALVANAPHIPVHLGSMGDAVVDLLAQVEEGSVPPLQHGDVVISNDPFHGGTHLPDITAITPVFVGAGAPSFFVASRGHHADVGGLTPGSMPPFSEHIQQEGLRLRHWPLVRAGRLDRQSWARRLAQEPIPPRAPELLLADLQAQVAANRLGVDLLEALVARDGQERVSRYMHHVQDHAAAAVEALLPGLEDRSFEVVLDNGARLQLDLKVDRGNRRAHLDFSGSSAQGTHNFHAPLAVTKAAVLYVMRCLVEEPIPLNAGCFRPLTLTVPAGSLLNPMAPAAVVAGNVETSQALCNLLFAALGVMAAAQGTMNNLSFGNERYQYYETIAGGTGAGQRFAGVSGLQCHMTNSRLTDPEILEQRFPVRLERFGHRRGSGGAGRWSGGDGLERTFRFLEPMTVGVLAGSRQIAPFGLAGGCDGACGRNQITRADGTVQELPGCVQLEVLAGDCLTLATPGGGGWGVPECP
- a CDS encoding glucosamine-6-phosphate deaminase — its product is MAALHLPDTIVLERRPEPIGLMEAVVDHWEQALRQRLTQTNPRPLGLATGRTMEPFYAALRERLHHWSSTERARLRQGWLSFNLDEYVGRSAADPDSFAAYMQHQLAGPLGLSPDQLRVPNGAAADPEQEAMAYGHALQAAGGVGLQLLGLGANGHVGFNEPPCGADVICRCVSLCRATQEQNAAAFGGDPQQVPNRAITLGLAEILAAEEVHLIVTGDAKREILARVFATGCDPSLPASWLLRHPRVRLWADDAALGVAVAAR